Below is a genomic region from Candidatus Binatia bacterium.
AACGTACAGCTGAACTTGCCAAGGCGCGTAGTTCAGGTCAAAGCTGACGTAGGGCCAGACCGTCGCGCTGAACTGCCGCGCGATGACGCGAGTCTGATAAACCGTGGCGACCGCGGCGACGGTGCTGATCAGCAGCGCGCAGAGCGCGATGACGAAGTCCAGCCGCAGCCGCGCGTTCATCAGGCCAGCACGAGCTGCTCGTCGCCGACGCCGGCGCTGCGGACAGCGTCGTGGATCATCTGCTCTTGGATCTCGCGCACCGCCCAGCGCGCCTGGGCCGCCGGCGAGAGCTGGTCGACCGGGTCGAAATAGACGAACGCCTTCCCGGGCTTGACACTCGGCGCGGCGTAGACGGCGATGCCGTTCTCGCGATCGTAGTACTCGTACGAGTGGACGTCGCGCTTCCCGCCGCCACCGGGCGCGTCGCAGACGAACGTGGGCGTGTTGAAGCCAGCGGTGCTGCCGCGGACGTATTTCTCGGTGTCGACGGCGGTCGCGATCGTCGTACGCAGCTCCTCGACGCCCTTGACCATGTCGTGCATGTAAACGTAGTAGGGATGCACGTTGACGTGGCCGAGGCGCTTGACCAGCAACTGCATGCGCTCGCGCGTGTCGTTCACGCCGCGAATCAGCACCGATTGATTGCGCGTGAAGATGCCGCGCTCGAACAGCACGCGCATCGCCTTCTGCGTAATCCACGTGATCTCTTCGGGTGCGTTGAAGTGTGTGTGGAGCACGACCTCCTTGCCCATCGCCCGGCCGCGATCGACGATCGCCGTCAGCGCATCGAGCCACTCCGTGTGCGTAAGGAGTTTCATCGGCATGATCGCCGGACCTTTGGTCGCGAAGCGCATCCGCCGCACGTGCGGGATGTCGAGCAGCGCGTTGCCGATCAGCTCGATGTTCTTCGGCGGCAGCTGATATACGTCGCCGCCGGAGATGACGATGTCTTCCAGCTCGGGCCGCTCCGCGATATACGCGAACGCGTCGTTCCACTGCTTGGGCGTCTTGGCGAGCGGGATCTTGTCGACGTACGTCGTGTCCGGCCCGATCGCGTAGCTGCGCGTGCAGAACCGGCAGTAGACCGGGCAGACGTTCAGCGGCAGGAACAGCGCCTTGTCGACGTAGCGGTGCACCAGGCCCGGCACCGGCGAGTCCTCCTGCTCGTGCAGCGAATCGAGGGTCAGACGCGGATGGTCGGGCAGCGACGTCGACTCGAGCGGAATGAACTGGCGCCGAATCGGATCGTCGACGGGATCGTTCCAGTCGATCAGCGCGATCGCATAGGGCGAGACCCGCACGGCCATCGGAGCGACGCGAAAGCCCGCCTCAGCGTCACGATAGAACTCCGGGGTGCAGACCTCGCGAATGGTTTCGAGCAACTCCTCGGCCGTCTTGACCGATTTTTTCTGCTGCCACAGATGATCCAGAAACGTTGTTTCGTCCACATCCGCGTACGCGGGAATGTGCCGCCAGAACTCTCCCTGCTTGAGGTTCTTGTAATCGAACTGCTCCGGCGCTACCGGCGGTTTAATGTGATGGATTTCCGCTTCGATGGTCATAAAAGCTTTTCTCTCTGTCACCCTTCGACAGGCTCGGGGTGACACCGGTATTTTTCTTCGAAATAGGTGCGCAGCGCGGGATGGTCGCGCAGCGTCTGCAGCGCCATGTCGGCATGGCCCTTGGTGTAGCCGTTGCCGATGATCATCGTGACGTCCAGCGCGACGCCCTCGGCGCCGAGCGCCGCCGCCGTGAACGACGTCGACATCGAAAAGAAGTAAACCGTGCCGCCGTCCTTGGCGCACAGGATCGAGGCGAGCTCGGTGCCCGGAACGTTCACGCAGTTGATGACGACGTCGGCGAGACCGGGCGCGACCGCCTCGACCGCTGAGCTCGTCGCGAGCGCGCGTCGCGCATCCGCGACGACCAACTCGTCGATCAAACGGGCGCTGCGCAACAGCGCAGCCGAAACGGTCGACCCGTCCGGCACGAGTCCGATCACGCGGCCGCTCGCGCCGACGCGCGCCTTGGCCTGCGCGCACGACAGCAGCCCGCTCTTGCCGTCGGCGCCGATGACGACGACGGTCTGACCGGGCTTGCAGAGGCGCCATACCTGCGCCGGCGCGCCCGCGACGTCGAGTACGGCCAGGGCGACGCTTTCGTCGATGTCGCGCGGCAGCCGCGCCCACAGGCCGCTCTCGAACAGAATGGCCTTCCCACGCACGCGCACGCGTCCCGTGGCGACGTCAACCTCGTCGACGGCTTCGAGGTACAGCGGCGTGAGCGTCAGCGACACGAGCGAAGCGATGCGGTCGCCCGTCGTTACGTCTATTTTGTCGCGCAGCGCGTCGCCAATCTCGAGGACGCGTCCAACGAACATCCCTCCGCTGCCCGTCACCGGATTGTGTTGTTTGCCGCGCTCGCCGACGATCTCCAGGATGCGCTCGCCGATCCGGCGGGCGTCGAAGTCGCAGGCTTCGCAGAGCTGCCGGAACGACGCCGAGTCGATGTTGAGCGCGTCGACCTCGCAGAGCAACTCGTTCTCGGCCGCGACCGGCGTGTTATCGATCCGCCACGCGTCTTGCGGCATGGCGCCGGCCGGCTCGAGCACTCGATGAGTTCCCAGGCGATGGGGCTTGGCAGGCGCTTTCATTCCCAGCACACCGTCACGCCACCGCGATCGAAGGGCACGCCCAGGACGATCGTCGTCCGCGTGCGCGCCATTCCCGGCGTCCCCTTCAGCCGCGCCAGCAAGTCGTCGAGGTGCTGTGTGGAACGCGTCACGACCTTGCACAAAAACGACTCTTCGCCCGCGACCGAGTGCACCTCGGAAATCTCCGGCATCTCGCTCAACCGCCGGGTGAAATCGTCGTAGTCGCAGTCGGGCGACGTATAGCAGCTGACGAAGGCGATGAGGTGCAGCCCGAGGCGGTTGGCGTCGAGCTGCGCGCTGTACGCGCGGATGTAGCCGCGCTGCTCGAGCCGCTTGACTCGGTCGTGAACCGCCGGTGCCTTGAGGCCAACGAGCGCTCCAAGCTCGGTAAAGGTAGAACGCGCGTTGCGTTGCAACGCGTCCAAGATTCGGAGATCGAGGTCGTCGAGCTCTTCGGTCAACATCGCCATATTCGACATGAAAGGAGGTTTGCCGAACATTCTTCGGCGCGCTAACAATAGCACCCCGCATCCGTTCGGCGCAACCCGGGCGCTATCGGCCGCGGTGTTACTGGCCACGCTGGCGGCCGGGTGCGCCCGGCCGGGCGGGCCCGGCGGCTCGAGCGTGCGCTTCGACCTGGCCGCCGATCCGCGCAACCTCAACCCCTTGTTCCTCAACCCCGACGCGGCCTCAGTCGAGCAGCAGCTCGCCCGCCTCGCGTTCGCGCCCTTCGTCGACCTGGACGCGCGCGGCCGGCCGCAGCCCGAGCTGCTGCAAACGATCCCGACGCTCGCGAACGGCGGCCTCTCGGCGGACGGGCGCACGATCCGGTACCGGCTGCGCCGCGCGCTCGAGTGGAGCGACGGGCGGCCGGTGACCGCGGCCGACGTGCTCTTCACGCTGCACGCGATTTTGGATCCGAGCAATCCGGTGCGCTCGCACGAGGGTTACGATCTCATAGATAGCGCCTATGCGCCCGACGCGCACACCGTCGTGTTTCACCTCAAGCGGGCGTGGGCGCCGGCCGTCATGACGTACTTCTCGTACGGATTCTCACCGCAGTTCGTCTTGCCCGAGCACGTCTTAGCGTCGCAGTCGCCGCTGAGCCGGGCGACCTTCAACTCTGCGCCAACCGTCGGCGACGGGCCGTACCGCTTCGTATCGTGGACGCGCGGCGAGGGGCTGCGTTATGCGGCGAACCCGCTCTATTGGCGCGGCAAGCCGGCGGTCGCGACGCTGACTATCCGAACGATCCCGGATCCGTCGACCAATCTACTGCTGCTGCGCGCGGGCGATCTGGACTGGAACCTGCTCGCGCCGGCGCAGGTCGCCGTCGTGCGCGACGATCCGCGCATCGCGTTCGTCACCGTGCCGACCGCCGTGGTCGCGGGCCTCGCGTTCAACACCGCGCATTTCCCGCTCGACGACGTGCGCGTGCGGCGCGCTATCGCCATGTCGATCGACCGCGAGGCGATATCGCGAAAGATCACGCTCGGGCTGTATCCGGTGACGAACGTTATCCAGCCGCAATTCTCGTGGGCGTTCGATCCGTCGGTGCAGCAGCCGCACTACGATCCGGGGGCCGCGGACCATCTGCTCGACGCGGCGGGATGGCGCCGCGGCCCGGACGGAGTTCGGCGGCACGGCGGGCAAGCGCTGCGCCTCGTCTACGTGCAGTTTCCGGAAACGGCGACCGGCGTGCGCGTCGCGACCGCGACGCAGGCCGGCCTGCGGCAGCGCGGCGTCGACGTCGCGATCAAGGCCGTCAGCAACGCGCAGTTGTTCCTGCCCAACACCGGCGTCCTGGCTCGCGGCACCTTCGATCTGGCCTACGTGCCCTGGACGATGGGAGCCGATCCCGACGATTCGTCGGTGCTCGGATGTGGCGCGCCGTCCAACTACATGCGCTGGTGCGACCCCGCGGTCGAGCGGCTCGAGCGCGCGGCGCTGAGCAGCGTGGACGCCGGCGCGCGCAAGCGTCTGTACGCGCAGATTGGACGCATCGTTGCCCAACAAGTCCCGATCCTCTACCTTTTCAACGCGGACTACGTCTACGCGTATCGAAAACGGCTGCTCGGCTTCGCTCCGAACGCTTTTCTGCCCACCTGGAACGCATATCAGTGGAGGATCCGCGAGGCTCGCTAAGTCATGATCGGTCAGGCCTTGCAAAACAGCTTTGTCGCGGGGAACGCGCGTAAGGCTAGCGAACGCTTGTTCTAAGATGAGCGCCATCCCCGAGAGAGCGGCATCGTGATCGAGTTCTTCTTACGCCGACCGCTCTTCGCCGGGGTGTTGAGCTTCATTGTGCTGCTCGCCGGACTCATCACGATCCCGACGCTGCCGATTTCGCAATATCCGCAGATCTCGCCGCCGACCGTGACCGTCACGTCGCAATACCCCGGCGCCTCCGCCGAGATGGTGACGCGCTCGGTAACGACGCCGCTCGAGATCAACATCAACGGCGCGGACGGTCTGCAATACATGCAGTCGTACTCGAGTGCCAACGGGACGAGCCAGATCGTTTGCACGTTTGCGCTTGGAACCGATCCCACCACCGACCAGACTAACGTGCAGCACGGCGTGGACTTGACGCTCGCGCAGCTGCCTACGGCCGTGCAAAACCAGGGCGTCACCGTTCAGAAGAGCTCCGGCAACATCACGATCGCCGTTGCGATGCTCTCGACTAGCTCCGCCGTTTCCGACGTCGCGGTGAGCAACTACGCGGACCTCAACGTCGTCGAGGAGCTCAAGCGCGTTCCGGGCGTCGGGCAGGTGGCCGTTCTCGGCGACCGCACGTACGGCATGCGCATCTGGGTCGAGCCGCACAAGCTCCAAGCCAACAACGTCTCGCTCGACACGCTGATCGGCGCGATTCGCCAGAACAACGCCGACGTCGCCCCCGGCGCCATAGGCCAGCCGCCCACCACCGGCTCGCAACCGTTCCAGATCCCGATTCAAATCAACGGGCGCCTGCAGAGCGTGGACGAGTTCAAGAAGATCGTCATCGCGGCGCAGCCCAACGGCGGTTTTCTGCGACTCGGCGACCTGGCCCAGGTGCAGCTCGGCGCGCAGAACTACGTGACGTCGGCGCGCTACAACGGCCAAACGTCGGTCGTTCTCGCGATCCAGGGCCAACCGACGGCCAATTCGTTGCAAATCTCGCAGAACGTTCGCGCGACGATGGCGCGCATCGCGCAGCATATGCCGGCTGGCATAGCCTATACGATCGCCTTCGACACGTCCGACTTCGTGCGGGCCTCGATCAAAGAGGTCATCGTCACGCTGCTCATCGCGATCCTGCTCGTAGTCCTGGTCATCTTCATCTTCCTGCAGAATTGGCACAGCACGCTCATCCCGTCCATCACGATCCCGGTGTCGCTCATCGGGACGTTCGCGGCGATGAAGCTGCTCGGGTTCTCGATCAACACTCTGACACTCTTCGGTCTGACGCTCGCGACGGGCCTCGTGGTCGACGACGCCATCGTCGTGCTCGAGAACATCGTGCGCCACATCGTGGACGACAAGATCGATCCCTTCCAGGCCACGGCGCGCGCGATGCGCGAGATCGGCGGCGCCGTCGTCGCGACGTCCCTCGTGTTGATGTCGGTCTTCGTTCCGGTCGCTTTCCTGCCCGGCACGACGGGGCTGCTCTTCCAGCAGTTCGCGCTGACGATGGCGGCCTCGATCGGCATCTCACTCTTCACGGCGATGACGCTGGCGCCGGTCCTGACCTACAAATTCGTGCACGGCGCGGAACCGACGACCAACCGTTTCATGCAGTGGTTCAATTTGCGGCTACGCGCGCTGACGACATGGTATCAAGGCCTGGTGCCGCGGTTGATCCGGCGCCAGCGAATGATGATCGCCATCTTCGTGGGCGGGCTCCTTTTGCTCGGCGTGATGTTCAAGATCACTCCGCAGGGCTTCTTGCCCAACGAGGATCAGAGTCTGCTCTACGTCCTCGTCACGCTGCCGATCCAATCATCGATGGACCAGACGACGGCGGCGGTCAAGAAGCTCGAAGGCATCATGCGCTCGATGCCGCAGGTCGAGGCGGTTACGTCGGGCATCGGATTCGGCTTTGCCAACAACGGAGCGAATCAGGCGACGATGTTCGTGCAGTTGAAGCCGCTCTCGGAACGGCACGGCGTGCAGAACGCAGCGCTCGCGCTGCAATACAATCTGTATCAGAAATTTTCAACCATACCCGGCGTCAAGGCGCTTCCCGCGAACCCGCCGGCGATCCCCGGTCTGGGCTCGACGGGCGGCTTCGCGATCGAGATCGAGGACATCAACAACCTCGGGCTGCCCACGCTCAACAAGATCGGGAACACGGTGCTCGCTCAGGCGCAGGCCGATCCGAAGCTCTCGCAGGTCCGGATTCCCACTACCCTCGTCGGCACGTACCTCGTCACCAAGTTCAATCGTTCCAAGGCCCTCGCGTTTGGCGTTTCGCCGCAAGCATTCTTCGATACCATTAACGCGACGACCGGATCGACGTTCGTCAACTTCTTCGACTACGGTACGCGCTCGTATCAGGTGGTCGTCCAATCCACCGCCAAACAGCGCACCACCCCCGCCGATCTCTCTCGGATCTACGTCCAAAATGCTGCCGGGGCGATGATGCCGGCGAGCCAGTTCCTCGAGACGTCGATGGCGCAGGACAACGTCGCGATCATGCGCTTCAACGAGTACAACGCCTATGAGATCGACGGCAATCCGGGAACCAACGCGAGCTCGGGCGATGCCCTCAACGCGATCCAGCGGCTCGTTATCAAGAACTTGCCGAAGGGCATGGGCTACGAGTGGACCGGCATCGCGCGGCAGCAGGTGCAGAGCGGCCCGCAGACGATCGCAGTCTTCGCCATGGGCCTGCTGTTCGTGTTCCTCGTGCTTGTGGCTCAATACGAAAGCGTATCCACGCCCTTCGTCATCATGCTGGCCGTCCCGCTCGCGCTGCTCGGCGCCATCGGCGCCATCTACATCCGCCGCATCGTCGAGCTGCTCATGATCGTGGTTCACTCGAAGCTAGCGGGACACTTGGTGCCGATTCCAACGACGTCGTCGGACATCTACGCGCAGATCGGCTACGTCATGTTGATCGGGCTCGCCGCCAAGAACGCGATCCTGATCGTCGAGTTCGCCAACCAGTTACGCGAGCAGGGGATGGAGGCCGTGGAGGCCGTGGCGCACGCCGCGGCGACGCGTCTGCGGCCGATCCTGATGACGTCGATCGCGTTCATCCTCGGCATCATCCCGCTCGCGTTCGCGCACGGCGACGGCGCGCAGTCGCGCATATCCCTGGGCACCGCGGTGATGGGCGGAATGGTCGTGTCGACGATCATGAACCTCGCGATCGTGCCGGTACTCTACATCGTCGTGATCGAGATCACGGAACGCAACCCGCGCAAGCGCGAGCCGACGCTCCCGGAGGATTTGCCGCCTCCGCCGATGCCCATTAAGCCTGCCCTGAGCTAAGTCGAACGGCTACAGTGCCTTGACCGCCGCGGCGAGGGCGTCGACGGAGGCCTTCGCGTCGCCGAAGAGCATCGAGGTGTTCGGCATCTCATAGAGCGGGTTCTCGATGCCCGCGAAGCCGGAGCGCATCGAGCGCTTGAGGACGACGACGTTGCTCGCCTTGTCCACGTCGAGGATCGGCATCCCGTAGATCGGCGAGCTCGCGACGTTGCGGGCCGCGGGGTTCGTCACGTCGTTGGCGCCGATCACGAGCGCGACGTCGGCCGTTGGAAACTCTGGGTTCACGTCCTCCATGTCGAGCAGCTGGTTGTACGGGACGTTGGCCTCGGCCAGCAGCACGTTCATGTGACCCGGCATACGCCCGGCCACGGGATGGATCGCGTAGAGCACCTTCACGCCGCGTTTTTCGAGCTGGTCCGCCAGCGCCTTGACGCTGTGCTGCGCCTGCGCGACCGCCATGCCGTATCCCGGAACGAATATGACCTTGGACGCGTACGCGAGCATGACGGCGACGTCGTCGGCGCTCGTAGCGCGGATCTGCTGGGGACCGCCCGACGCCGCGACCACCGTACCGCCGGCCGCGCCGAACGCGCCGAAGAGCACGTTGGTCAACGGGCGGTTCATCGCGCGGCTCATCGCGACGGTTAAGATGGTTCCGCTCGCGCCGACGAGCGCGCCGCAGATGATCAGCAGTGTGGAGTTGATCTCGAAGCCCGTGATCGCGACCGCGACGCCGGTGAACGAGTTGAGCAGCGAGATCACGACCGGCATGTCGGCGCCGCCGATCGGTAAGACGAAGAGCACGCCCAGCAGCAGCGCGGCGACGATCAGGGCGACGAACGCCCAGGCAGGCAGCGCTCCGAGCGTCGCGACGAACCACACGGCTAGCCCGAGTATCGCCAGCAAGACGACGGCGTTGACGACCTGCTGCCCGGGATAGGTGAGCGGACGGCCCGTCATGACCTCTTGCAGCTTCAGGAACGCGATGATCGATCCGGCAAAGCTGATGCAGCCGATGATCGCGGAGAGCACCAGCGAGACGGCGACGACGTCGTCGAGCGTGCCCGCCGGACGCGCGACGAAATACTGCACTGTCGAGATCAGCGCGGCCGCGCCGCCGCCCGCGCCGTTGTAGAGCGCGACCATCTGCGGCATCGCCGTCATCTTCACTTTGATGGCGGCGTAGATGCCGACCACGCCGCCGATCGCGATGCCCAGCGCGACTGCCGGCCAGCCGACTCCGCCGGTCCGCGCGAGGATGCCGATCAGCGCGATCGCCATCCCGAGCATCGCGAGGCGGTTGCCGCGGCGCGCGGTGGCCGGCGAGTTCAGCTCGTGAAGGCCGTAGATGAAGAGCGCGATGGCGACCAGATCGGCCAGGTCGATCCCGACGCTCACTTGCCGTCCTCCCGGCGACGGAACATCTGCAGCATTCGTTCGGTGACCGCGAAGCCGCCGAACACGTTGATCGCCCCAAGCGTGACCGCCGCGACCGCCAGCACCGTGAGCACCGGGCCGTGAGCGACGCCGTAGAGCTCCGCGGTGATGATGATCGCGCCGGCCAAGACGATGCCGTGGATCGCGTTGGTCGCCGACATCAGCGGCGTGTGCAGCGTCGTCGGCACCTTCGAGATCACCTCGAAGCCCACGAAGATGGCGAGCAGGAGGACGGTGAGCGGCGCGATGAGATGGGCGAGCTCGGTCATGTTTTCGCGCCGCCGATCAAGACGTTGCCGTCGCGCGCGATGACCGCGCCCTTAGCGACGTCGTCGTTCATGTCGACGTTCATTACACCGTCCTTGATCCACGGCGACAGCAACGCGTAGACGTTGCGTGAATACAGGCGGCTCGCGTCGGCCGGCATTGTGGCTGGCAGGTTCGTCGTACCGATTATCGTGACGCCGTTTGGCGACGTGACGATCTCGTCGGGCTTCGTGAGCGCGGAGTTTCCGCCGGCTTCGGCAGCGAGATCGACGATGACGCTGCCGGGCTTCATCGCGGCGACGGCCTGTTCCGTGATCAGCACCGGCGCCTTTCGCCCGGGCACGAGCGCAGTCGTGATCACCGCGTCGTTGGCGCCGATCTGCTCGACCATCCAGGCCCGCTGCCGGTCTTGCTGCTCGGGAGTCAGCTCCTTGGCATACCCGCCGGCTCCTTCGGCGTCGCCGCCGAGATCGAACTCCAGAAACGTAGCGCCAAGGGATTGAATCTGCTCTTTGACGGCGGCGCGCACGTCGTAAGCGCTGACCACGGCACCGAGCCGGCGCGCCGTCGCGATCGCTTGCAGTCCGGCGACGCCGGCGCCGAGCACGAGTACCTTCGCGGGCCGCACCGTTCCGGCGGCGGTCGTCAGCATCGGAAAGAATTTCGGCAACGCGGCCGCGGCAAGCAGCACGGCTTTGTATCCAGCGATGTTGCTCTGCGACGATAGCGCGTCCATCGACTGCGCGCGCGTGATGCGGGGAATCATCTCCATTGCGAGTGCGGTGAGCTTTCGCTCGGCGAGGCTCCGCGTGTACTCCGGATCGCCTAATGGGTCAAAGAAGCCGACCACGACGCTCCCCGGGCGCAGCGCGTTCAGCACGGCGTCCGCGGGGCGACCGACCGAGACGAGCACGTCGGCCTCGCGCGCCAGCGACTCCGCATCGTCGGCGAACGTGGCGCCCGCGGCCGCGTACAGGTCGTCGGGGAACGCCGCCGCCTCGCCGGTCCCGCGTTGCAGACGGACGTCCACGCCGGACTTGACGAATCGTGCCACCGTTTCGGGCACGAGCGCCACCCGGCGCTCCTTTAAGGCGCTCTCGCGCGGAACCGCGACGATCATAGGCCGTGCCTTACGATTCGCAAGCTGTGGCGCCCTTCGTGCGGTCGCTATTCGATGGCGACGGTGTTGGTCAGTCGGCCGATCTTCTCGATGTCGACCTCGAGCACGTCGCCGTCGCGCAGAAACTCGGGTGGAGTGCGCGCGAAGCCGACGCCCTCCGGTGTCCCGGTCGCGATCACGTCGCCGGGAAGCAGCGTCAGGCCTCGGGAGAGCTCCGCGATCAGGCGCGCGACCGGAAAGATCATCTTCGACGTGTTGCTGTGCTGCTTGCGCGTTGCGTTGACGAAGAGGCTCAGCTCGAGCGATTGGGGATCGCCGAGCTCCTCGGGTGTGACGATCCAGGGCCCGATCGGGCAGGTCTCGTCCAAGCTCTTTCCCTTGAACCACTGCCCGTGCCGGCGCTGGAGGTCGCGCGCCGTCACGTCGTTGAGCGCGGTGTAGCCGAAGACGACTGCGTGCGCGTCTTCTTCGGACACGTCCTTACAGCGCGCGCCGATCACGACGGCGAGCTCGGCCTCGAAATCGTATTCGCTCGACACGCGTGCGTCGAGATGGAGCGTGCTCTCTGGCGCCGCGACCGCGGTCGACGCCTTGGTGAAGAACGTGGGCGCCTCGGGAAGCCGCAGCTCGCGACCGCTGGCACGCGCGCCCTCACGGGCGTGCTCCAAGTAGTTGCGCCCCACGCAGAACACGTTGCGCGGCGGGCGGACCGGCGCGTCGAGCACGGTCCCGGCGAGCGGGACGAGAGCGTCGGGCGTGTGCCATGCGATGCGCTCGTGCGGCGCAAGCGCGATGTATTCGCGCAGCGTGTGCGTGCCGATTGCGCGGATCATCTCGCCCTCGAGGACGCCCGGCCGCGCAATACCGTCCGCCGACCGGTACGTCAGGAATCTCAAGGTCTACGGAGGCAGCGTTGCGCTCTTCGGGCTCGGAGACTGCTGCACGCCGCGGATCTGGTTCAGCGTAGGCAGTTTCGCATTTTGCTCCTGCTGCTTTTTCTGCTGCTCCTGATAGTATTTCGCTTGTTCTACCGCCTGTTTGTGGGCCAGGTTAATCATCACGGTGGCGGCGCCCGGCTGGTCTCCCCAGCTGCCGCCCGCGGAAATCAACGCGACGTGCCGCGAGACCTGTTGCGTCTTGGGATCGTAATCGTAGGTCACGCGGTAGAGTCCGACCTGCGCGGTTCCGTCCGGGCGGCGAATCCACATCTGCTCGGCGTTGCCGATCGTCTGTAGGTTGAACGTGCGCACAGAGCTCTGTTTGGTCGATTTCACGCGCACTACCTG
It encodes:
- a CDS encoding fumarylacetoacetate hydrolase family protein, with product MRFLTYRSADGIARPGVLEGEMIRAIGTHTLREYIALAPHERIAWHTPDALVPLAGTVLDAPVRPPRNVFCVGRNYLEHAREGARASGRELRLPEAPTFFTKASTAVAAPESTLHLDARVSSEYDFEAELAVVIGARCKDVSEEDAHAVVFGYTALNDVTARDLQRRHGQWFKGKSLDETCPIGPWIVTPEELGDPQSLELSLFVNATRKQHSNTSKMIFPVARLIAELSRGLTLLPGDVIATGTPEGVGFARTPPEFLRDGDVLEVDIEKIGRLTNTVAIE
- a CDS encoding Re/Si-specific NAD(P)(+) transhydrogenase subunit alpha yields the protein MIVAVPRESALKERRVALVPETVARFVKSGVDVRLQRGTGEAAAFPDDLYAAAGATFADDAESLAREADVLVSVGRPADAVLNALRPGSVVVGFFDPLGDPEYTRSLAERKLTALAMEMIPRITRAQSMDALSSQSNIAGYKAVLLAAAALPKFFPMLTTAAGTVRPAKVLVLGAGVAGLQAIATARRLGAVVSAYDVRAAVKEQIQSLGATFLEFDLGGDAEGAGGYAKELTPEQQDRQRAWMVEQIGANDAVITTALVPGRKAPVLITEQAVAAMKPGSVIVDLAAEAGGNSALTKPDEIVTSPNGVTIIGTTNLPATMPADASRLYSRNVYALLSPWIKDGVMNVDMNDDVAKGAVIARDGNVLIGGAKT